The following are from one region of the Ignavibacteriota bacterium genome:
- a CDS encoding phosphoglycerate dehydrogenase yields MKLKVLVADKFPEKYIQQMKDLDLDVIYQPKLGEKDLPDAAKETDILVVRSTVVNEETINSSKKLNLIIRAGSGVNNINIAAANKKGIYVTNCPGMNAVAVAELAMGLMISLDRFIPDNVSDFNKSVWNKDKFSKGKGLKGKTLGLIGVGNIGKEVAKRALAFQMNVYGKDISRIEGVQIKDFSEMDQLLPLCDIVSIHLPATPQTKGLFNKQMISYMKDGAYLINTSRQDIVVEDDLLQAIKEKNIRYACDVFKGEPEGKSGEVTSKLQNNPNIYVTHHIGASTEQAQDAVAEETINIINHYVHSGIIDHWVNRAKITDAHYQLVVKHYDKPGVLASVLDLLREGNINIEEIENVIFDGGIAASCTMKLMNSATPDMLKKMSENPDIISVSHVEI; encoded by the coding sequence ATGAAACTTAAAGTATTGGTAGCCGACAAATTTCCAGAAAAATATATCCAGCAAATGAAGGATCTTGACCTTGATGTCATCTATCAGCCAAAGCTTGGAGAAAAAGATCTTCCAGATGCTGCCAAAGAAACTGATATTCTTGTTGTCCGATCAACCGTGGTTAATGAAGAAACCATTAACAGTTCAAAAAAGTTGAACCTCATTATTCGTGCTGGTTCAGGAGTAAATAATATCAATATCGCTGCAGCGAACAAAAAGGGTATTTATGTTACCAACTGCCCCGGAATGAATGCTGTTGCAGTTGCTGAACTTGCTATGGGATTAATGATTTCACTTGATAGATTTATCCCTGATAATGTTAGTGATTTTAACAAGAGTGTTTGGAATAAAGATAAATTTTCAAAAGGCAAAGGACTGAAAGGTAAAACTCTTGGTCTTATTGGTGTTGGAAATATTGGGAAAGAAGTTGCAAAAAGAGCTCTTGCATTTCAAATGAATGTTTACGGCAAAGATATATCCAGGATAGAAGGCGTTCAGATTAAAGACTTTAGTGAGATGGATCAATTACTTCCACTTTGTGATATTGTCAGCATTCATTTGCCTGCTACACCACAGACTAAAGGTTTGTTTAACAAACAAATGATCAGTTATATGAAGGACGGTGCATATCTTATCAACACTTCCAGACAGGATATAGTAGTTGAAGATGATCTTCTTCAGGCAATTAAAGAAAAAAACATTCGTTATGCTTGTGATGTATTCAAAGGTGAACCTGAAGGAAAATCAGGTGAGGTAACATCTAAGCTGCAAAACAATCCCAATATTTATGTAACCCATCACATTGGTGCTTCAACCGAACAAGCACAGGATGCAGTTGCTGAAGAAACAATTAACATAATCAATCACTATGTTCACAGCGGAATAATTGATCATTGGGTAAACAGAGCAAAGATAACGGATGCTCACTATCAGCTTGTTGTTAAACATTATGACAAACCTGGCGTACTGGCAAGCGTTCTTGATTTATTAAGAGAAGGTAATATAAACATTGAAGAAATCGAAAATGTAATTTTTGATGGTGGAATTGCAGCAAGTTGTACTATGAAATTAATGAATAGTGCAACACCAGATATGCTTAAAAAGATGAGTGAGAATCCGGATATAATCAGTGTTAGCCACGTAGAGATTTAG
- the trmD gene encoding tRNA (guanosine(37)-N1)-methyltransferase TrmD, which translates to MRIDVISAVPDLLESPLKTSIIKRAQDKEKLLLQIHNLRDYAYNKHKQIDDKPFGGGPGMVLKPEPFFECIESLQSERIYDRIIFTTPKGKLFNQKLANDLSLAENLLVIAGHYKEVDDRVRQKFATDEISIGNYVLTGGELPALIIIDAVVRLIPGVLNDSEAALDDSFQDGEIVEAPYFTRPAEYKGLKVPEVLLSGNEKEIKKWKEEQSKILTEKWREINSSKD; encoded by the coding sequence ATCAGGATTGATGTTATATCGGCTGTACCGGATTTGCTTGAAAGCCCGTTGAAGACAAGTATTATCAAGCGTGCTCAGGATAAAGAAAAACTTTTGTTGCAAATTCATAATCTCCGGGATTATGCATATAACAAGCACAAGCAGATTGATGATAAACCTTTCGGTGGTGGTCCGGGAATGGTTTTAAAACCCGAACCTTTTTTTGAATGTATAGAATCACTGCAATCTGAAAGAATCTATGACAGAATAATTTTTACTACACCCAAAGGAAAATTATTCAATCAGAAACTTGCGAATGATCTGTCACTTGCAGAAAATTTGCTCGTAATTGCAGGTCACTATAAGGAAGTTGATGACAGAGTAAGACAGAAATTTGCCACAGATGAAATTTCGATCGGGAATTATGTGCTGACTGGCGGAGAACTTCCGGCTTTGATAATTATCGATGCAGTAGTAAGATTAATTCCGGGAGTATTGAACGATAGTGAAGCAGCATTAGATGATTCGTTTCAGGATGGTGAAATAGTTGAAGCGCCTTATTTTACCAGACCTGCTGAATATAAAGGGCTGAAAGTTCCTGAAGTTCTTCTTTCTGGCAACGAGAAAGAAATTAAAAAGTGGAAAGAGGAGCAATCAAAAATTTTAACAGAAAAATGGCGTGAAATTAATTCATCCAAAGACTAA
- the rplS gene encoding 50S ribosomal protein L19, whose amino-acid sequence MDKINSILKEKPRTDLPEFRTGDHIKVFVSIVEGDKERIQPFEGDVISVRGTGLNKSFTVRKIASGVGVERIFRITSPKISKIEILKKGNVRRAKLYYLRNLSGKAARIKDKKAQ is encoded by the coding sequence ATGGATAAAATAAACAGCATATTAAAGGAAAAACCAAGAACCGATTTACCGGAGTTCAGAACCGGAGATCATATCAAAGTCTTTGTAAGTATAGTTGAAGGTGACAAAGAACGAATCCAGCCTTTTGAAGGAGATGTGATTAGCGTTCGAGGTACCGGACTTAATAAATCTTTTACTGTAAGAAAGATAGCCAGCGGAGTTGGTGTTGAAAGAATCTTCCGAATTACATCACCGAAAATTTCAAAGATAGAAATTTTGAAGAAAGGTAATGTTAGAAGAGCAAAACTTTACTACCTTCGCAATCTTTCCGGTAAAGCTGCAAGAATTAAAGATAAAAAAGCTCAGTAA